DNA sequence from the Nesterenkonia lutea genome:
CGGGATGCGGCACTCACCGCAGAAGCCCTGGCGGCACAGATTGGGGACGGAGATGCCGGTCTCTTCGAGCACCTCCAGCAGGCTGCGCCCCGGCTCCACGGTCACGGTGCGCTGGGAGTCGCGGAGGACCACTTCGAAGGGCGCTCCGGGATCGAGTGCATCCGCTCCGAAGCGCTCGGTGTGAATGCGACCCTCCGGCCACCCGAACTCCTCAGCGCTGCGACAGACTGTGTCCATGAAGGACTCCGGGCCGCAGCAGTAGAGATGGGTGCCGATCGGCTGACGGCCGAGGCTCTCCTGCAGCGCGGCGTGAAACTCGCTCCGTCGGGTGAAGCACCGCAGAGACTCGGGGGCGAGCTGGCGCAGCTCGTCGAGGTGGGTGCCGTGTCCGGGTCGATGCGAATAGAGGACCTCTGTCTGGTGTCCCCAGCGGGCCGCTGCGCGTAGGTGGGACAGGATCGGGGTCACTCCGATGCCGCCAGCGATGAGCAGGTGCTTGCGCGCCTTCTGCATGGGCGGAAACATCGAGCGAGGGGGTCGGACGGTGACCATGTCCCCCGGGCTGCGCTCGTGCAGCCAGCGCGAGCCGCCCCGACCGGCGCCGAGCTTGAGCACGGAGATCGTGTAGGCGCTCGGCATCCGTGAGTCCCCCAGCAACGAGTAGGCGTTGACACTGGGACCGCACTCCAGCACCAGGTGGCTGCCGGGGGTGAAGGACGGCAGCGAAGCTCGGTCCGGTCGCGCCAGGGTGAGTGTGCGCACTTGCGGGGAGGCCTCGGTGATCTCCGTGACTACGAGTTGCAGCATGGTCATTCGACTGCCTCCCCCTCTGGAGCCCATTCCTCGGCATCGTTCTTGAATCCCAGGAAGCTGCCACGGCGTCGGGAGACGTGGTGGTGGACCAGCAGCTCCTCCTGACAGCCGCGACAGCTGATCACCTCCGCGATGGCTGCGGAGGTGATCATCGTGGTCTCGCAGTGCGCGCAGGTGACCGGGAGGGCCTCCACACTGGTGGTTCCTACGATGATCTCGGCATCAAGGAGGCCCGCCCCCAGGGCGAGTGACCGGGTGCCCAGCACGTCGAGCAGCGCTCCGGCGATCAGCAGCCTCCATCCGACGACGGCGTCGCGAAGCTCGGCGTCCACCCTCCGACGCTCGTCCGGCGAGGCTTGTTCCCGGGGCGCAAGCTCGAGCGTTCGGTGGGGGATGGAGAGCTCATCAAGACCGTCGGTCCAGCGCGCGGCGACCGGGGCAGCGGCGTAGGAGAGGATCGTGCAGCGCGAGGCCCGGGGATCAAGCGGCTGCACCAGGGGCTCCAGCGCCCACTGGGGAACGCTGGTGTGTTCCATCACCGGTGACATCTGTCCTCCAGGAGCGCCTCAAGAAACGATTCCCATGCGGAAACGTTGTCTTCCCATGGTGGACCCAGGCAGGTTTCAGGCGCGTGACGAATGCGCAATGATCGCGTAAAAGCCGAAATTTCTCCGTTTTACTCAAAGCTTTCTCGTCCGTCACGCGGACGAAACACCAGGCTGTTTACTGTCGTAATACGCTGTTTAATACGGCGATACTACCGATTGCCCTGAATAATCACTCGCCCGTGAATGGAGATCTGCACTGATGGCCGAAATGCAGGAATTGGCAGATGTAGCGTGGGTTCTGGCCGCTATGACAGTGGTCCTTCTGATGTTTCCCGGCCTGGCCCTCCTCTACGGAGGCATGGCTGGGACAAAGAACGTCCTCAATATGTTCGCGATGGTGATGACCACTCTGGGCACCGTCACCATCATCTATGTGCTCTACGGCCATGGCATGGTCCTGGGTGAATCCCTGGGCGGCGTCATCGGCAATCCGCTGGACTACTTCGGCATGGTGGGCCACGACCAGGTCGGGGTCGACG
Encoded proteins:
- a CDS encoding PDR/VanB family oxidoreductase, whose translation is MLQLVVTEITEASPQVRTLTLARPDRASLPSFTPGSHLVLECGPSVNAYSLLGDSRMPSAYTISVLKLGAGRGGSRWLHERSPGDMVTVRPPRSMFPPMQKARKHLLIAGGIGVTPILSHLRAAARWGHQTEVLYSHRPGHGTHLDELRQLAPESLRCFTRRSEFHAALQESLGRQPIGTHLYCCGPESFMDTVCRSAEEFGWPEGRIHTERFGADALDPGAPFEVVLRDSQRTVTVEPGRSLLEVLEETGISVPNLCRQGFCGECRIPVTAGTPLHRDHYLEDQEKAADDSLMCCVSRAQTDSLEVPL
- a CDS encoding dimethylamine monooxygenase subunit DmmA family protein gives rise to the protein MEHTSVPQWALEPLVQPLDPRASRCTILSYAAAPVAARWTDGLDELSIPHRTLELAPREQASPDERRRVDAELRDAVVGWRLLIAGALLDVLGTRSLALGAGLLDAEIIVGTTSVEALPVTCAHCETTMITSAAIAEVISCRGCQEELLVHHHVSRRRGSFLGFKNDAEEWAPEGEAVE